A part of Antennarius striatus isolate MH-2024 chromosome 21, ASM4005453v1, whole genome shotgun sequence genomic DNA contains:
- the tbcc gene encoding tubulin-specific chaperone C: protein MDPVAEASEDPGVTIERNAAQTMERLQKRHQTMKEDVQRRKEAKESQSVAEEDSGFFRNAFRTEEEAIEMLVSSCAGADRATVIQKLEEATDKTHRLQKFLNDSIPFLTQYDLRKAQTALQKLQTSISKTREERLPKKKFAFGVRSKAPTQVSAPVSTPTTSADAPAAVDSGKTNLNGAAASEQCGFSNMDNVSLIKTAEEIQKRDVLLTHLTNCRVRLLGSPSTLHLKHIDGCEVLCGPVSGSVFVDHCRNSTLAFPCQQLRTHNTTNTQVYLHVTSRAIIEDCHGVSVAPFSWTYPTLDEDFIASGLDSDRNNWSQVDDFNWLAAGTPSPNWTVLPEADRKTNWDSLE from the coding sequence ATGGATCCGGTGGCTGAAGCTAGTGAGGACCCTGGGGTTACTATTGAAAGGAATGCCGCCCAAACAATGGAGCGACTTCAGAAGCGGCACCAGACGATGAAAGAGGATGTCCAGCGGAGAAAGGAGGCGAAGGAGAGCCAGTCGGTCGCGGAGGAGGATAGCGGCTTCTTCCGTAACGCGTTCCGCACCGAGGAGGAGGCCATCGAGATGCTGGTGTCCAGCTGCGCCGGTGCTGACCGGGCTACCGTCAtccagaagctggaggaggcgACGGATAAAACCCACCGGCTTCAGAAGTTTCTGAACGACAGCATCCCGTTTCTGACGCAGTACGACCTGAGAAAAGCCCAGACGGCTCTGCAGAAGCTCCAGACGTCCATCTCCAAGACCAGAGAGGAACGTCTGCCCAAGAAGAAGTTCGCCTTCGGGGTCCGATCTAAAGCCCCAACCCAAGTCTCTGCACCGGTGTCAACACCAACAACCTCAGCTGATGCACCTGCTGCTGTGGATTCTGGGAAAACCAACCTGAATGGAGCTGCAGCTTCTGAGCAGTGCGGCTTCTCCAACATGGACAACGTGAGTCTGATCAAGACAGCAGAGGAGATCCAGAAACGGGACGTGCTGCTGACTCACCTGACGAACTGCCGGGTCCGTCTGTTGGGTTCCCCCAGCACGCTGCACCTGAAACACATCGACGGCTGTGAGGTCCTGTGTGGGCCCGTCAGTGGGTCGGTGTTTGTGGACCACTGTAGAAACAGCACCCTGGCCTTCCCGTGCCAGCAGCTGCGGACTCATAACACCACCAACACACAGGTGTATCTGCACGTCACCAGCCGAGCCATCATCGAGGACTGTCATGGAGTGAGCGTGGCCCCCTTCTCCTGGACGTACCCCACCCTGGATGAGGACTTCATCGCGTCCGGACTGGACTCGGACAGGAACAACTGGAGCCAGGTGGATGACTTCAACTGGCTCGCTGCAGGAACACCTTCCCCAAACTGGACTGTCCTTCCAGAAGCAGACAGGAAAACCAACTGGGACTCCCTAGAATAA
- the prph2a gene encoding peripherin-2a, with product MALMLVKFDLKKRVKLAQTVWFMYWFAVMAGVLVFSMGLFFKIELRKRSELMDNNESHFLPNLLILMGLIFCGINAFGGKICYDSLDPTKFVKWKPILKNFLVLCVVFNTLLFVTALLCFVMRIPLQFTLAEGLRNGMKYYKDTDTPGRCYMKRTLDLMQTEFRCCGNENYRDWFEIQWVSNRYLDFSSKEVKDRIGSNVDGQYLMDGVPFSCCNPSSPRPCIQYQMTNNSAHYSYDHYTEELNVWKRGCSEALLSYYGGMMNTIGALVVLVTILEFAVTIGLQYVNSSLSTLANPDDPESESEGWILEKTVKETFTDIMDKMKAMGKGNKVEEGGEAPAATAS from the exons ATGGCTCTGATGTTAGTCAAGTTTGACCTGAAGAAGCGAGTGAAGCTCGCTCAGACGGTCTGGTTCATGTACTGGTTCGCCGTAATGGCTGGCGTTCTGGTCTTCAGCATGGGGCTGTTCTTTAAGATCGAGCTGCGAAAGCGCTCAGAACTCATGGACAACAACGAGAGCCACTTCTTACCCAATCTGCTCATACTCATGGGGCTAATATTCTGCGGTATCAACGCCTTTGGAGGCAAAATCTGCTATGACTCGCTGGATCCTACCAAGTTTGTGAAGTGGAAACCCATCTTGAAGAACTTCTTGGTGCTGTGCGTGGTGTTTAACACCCTGCTGTTTGTGACAGCCTTGCTGTGTTTCGTGATGAGGATTCCGCTGCAGTTCACCCTGGCTGAGGGGTTGAGGAACGGCATGAAGTACTACAAGGACACGGACACACCCGGACGCTGCTACATGAAGAGAACCCTGGACTTGATGCAGACGGAGTTCCGTTGCTGTGGGAATGAAAACTACAGGGACTGGTTTGAGATTCAGTGGGTTAGCAACCGCTACCTGGACTTCAGCTCAAAGGAAGTCAAAGA CCGCATCGGGAGCAACGTGGACGGCCAGTACCTGATGGACGGGGTCCCGTTCAGCTGCTGTAACCCCAGCTCCCCCAGACCCTGCATCCAGTACCAAATGACCAACAACTCGGCCCACTACAGCTATGACCACTACACGGAGGAGCTCAATGTGTGGAAGCGCGGCTGCAGCGAAGCCCTGCTGTCCTACTATGGGGGCATGATGAACACCATCGGagccctggtggtcctggtcaCCATACTGGAG TTCGCAGTGACCATCGGCCTGCAGTACGTCAACAGCTCCCTGTCCACCCTGGCCAACCCGGACGACCCGGAGAGCGAGAGCGAGGGCTGGATCCTTGAGAAGACCGTAAAGGAGACGTTCACAGACATCATGGACAAAATGAAGGCCATGGGCAAAGGCAACAAAGTGGAGGAAGGGGGCGAGGCGCCGGCCGCCACAGCGAGCTGA